The following are encoded together in the Actinoplanes sp. N902-109 genome:
- a CDS encoding MFS transporter, with protein sequence MTTLAPPAPGAGTRPARRTRPLAAVLAAVGIPTFMVTLDNLVVTTALPVIKSELGASLADLQWFVNAYTLPFAAFLLTAAALGDRLGRRRMFIGGLVVFTLASAAAALATEPWMLTAARAVQGLGGAAVAPLALTLLAEAVPERLRSASVGIWGGISGLGVAIGPVVGGAVVEGLHWSFIFWLNVPVGVLAVVLAATVLDDSRGGARRLDPLGLVLSAAGMLLLVWGIVDGPDRGWTSGRELGMLLGGAALLLAFLAWQRRTSTPMLPLTLFRSRGFSLVTLVTLTFSAGAFGAVFLLAQFFQVVQQLSPLEAGLRTLPWTAAPMVVAPLAGAFADRIGLRRLIVTGQLLLAAGVLWIGLASTATVTYPDLMVAFLLAGVGMGLTFAPISTMALASVTAEERGVASGANNTIRELGVAVGVAALASVFSSNGSYATAQSFVDGIRPAVVVGAVIIAAGGVIGLWLPAKPQQP encoded by the coding sequence ATGACCACGCTCGCGCCGCCCGCACCGGGAGCCGGCACCCGCCCGGCCCGCCGGACCCGCCCGCTCGCCGCGGTGCTCGCCGCCGTCGGCATCCCCACGTTCATGGTCACGCTGGACAACCTCGTGGTGACCACGGCACTGCCGGTCATCAAGAGCGAGCTCGGCGCGTCGCTCGCCGACCTGCAGTGGTTCGTCAACGCCTACACGCTCCCGTTCGCGGCCTTCCTGCTGACCGCCGCCGCGCTCGGTGACCGGCTGGGCCGGCGCCGGATGTTCATCGGCGGGCTGGTCGTCTTCACGCTCGCCTCCGCGGCGGCGGCCCTGGCGACCGAGCCCTGGATGCTCACCGCGGCGCGGGCCGTGCAGGGCCTCGGCGGCGCGGCCGTCGCACCCCTGGCCCTGACCCTGCTCGCCGAGGCCGTGCCCGAGCGGCTGCGCAGCGCCTCGGTCGGCATCTGGGGTGGCATCAGCGGTCTCGGGGTCGCCATCGGCCCGGTCGTCGGCGGCGCGGTGGTCGAGGGTCTGCACTGGTCGTTCATCTTCTGGCTCAACGTGCCCGTCGGCGTGCTCGCGGTCGTCCTCGCCGCTACCGTCCTGGACGACTCACGCGGTGGCGCCCGCCGGCTCGACCCGCTCGGCCTGGTGCTGTCCGCCGCGGGCATGCTGCTGCTGGTCTGGGGCATCGTGGACGGCCCGGACCGCGGCTGGACCTCGGGGCGCGAGCTCGGCATGCTGCTCGGTGGCGCGGCCCTGCTGCTGGCCTTCCTCGCCTGGCAGCGCCGCACCAGCACGCCCATGCTCCCGCTGACCCTGTTCCGCTCGCGCGGCTTCAGCCTGGTCACGCTGGTCACCCTGACGTTCTCGGCCGGCGCGTTCGGCGCGGTCTTCCTGCTCGCCCAGTTCTTCCAGGTGGTCCAGCAGCTCAGCCCGCTCGAAGCCGGCCTGCGCACCCTGCCGTGGACGGCTGCCCCGATGGTGGTCGCCCCGCTGGCCGGCGCGTTCGCCGACCGCATCGGCCTGCGCCGGCTGATCGTCACCGGCCAGCTCCTGCTGGCCGCGGGTGTGCTGTGGATCGGTCTGGCCAGCACGGCCACCGTCACCTACCCCGACCTGATGGTCGCGTTCCTGCTGGCCGGGGTCGGTATGGGGCTCACCTTCGCCCCGATCAGCACGATGGCGCTGGCCAGTGTCACGGCCGAGGAGCGCGGGGTGGCCTCCGGCGCCAACAACACCATCCGCGAGCTGGGGGTCGCCGTCGGGGTTGCCGCCCTGGCCTCCGTCTTCAGCTCCAACGGCAGCTACGCCACCGCCCAGTCCTTCGTGGACGGTATCCGCCCCGCCGTCGTGGTCGGCGCCGTCATCATCGCGGCCGGCGGAGTGATCGGCCTGTGGCTCCCGGCCAAGCCCCAGCAACCCTGA
- a CDS encoding TetR/AcrR family transcriptional regulator produces MARSRLTAEERQEQLIRAAVTVFSAGGYAGATTDQVARLAGVSQPYVIRLFGTKQELFLAAVRYAADHIERAFRRAAEDEPTLEALGHAYRDLLAERELITCMLHGFAASADPVIGPVVRQCFGAFYLTVRDLTGATVAEARDFIATGMLLTVLGAMRVAGPDAVPQEPWMAELLTFED; encoded by the coding sequence ATGGCCAGGTCACGTCTCACCGCCGAGGAACGTCAGGAGCAGCTGATCCGGGCTGCGGTCACGGTGTTCAGCGCCGGTGGCTACGCCGGTGCCACGACCGACCAGGTCGCGCGGCTGGCCGGCGTATCGCAGCCGTACGTGATCCGGCTCTTCGGCACCAAGCAGGAGCTGTTCCTGGCTGCCGTGCGCTACGCCGCCGACCACATCGAACGGGCCTTCCGCCGCGCCGCCGAGGACGAGCCGACGCTGGAGGCACTCGGGCACGCCTATCGTGACCTGCTGGCCGAGCGCGAACTGATCACGTGCATGCTGCACGGGTTCGCCGCGTCCGCCGACCCGGTGATCGGGCCGGTCGTGCGCCAGTGCTTCGGTGCCTTCTATCTGACGGTCCGCGATCTGACCGGGGCCACGGTGGCGGAGGCGCGCGACTTCATCGCCACCGGGATGTTGCTCACCGTGCTCGGTGCGATGCGCGTCGCCGGGCCCGACGCCGTGCCGCAGGAGCCCTGGATGGCCGAGCTCCTGACCTTCGAGGACTAG
- the folP gene encoding dihydropteroate synthase: protein MSHYEPPLISAERLIGGRSYDFSRRVAVMAIVNRTPDSFHDRGRTFALGKATEAVRAAAAAGADWIDIGGVPFAPGPPVPVAEELDRVLPVVEAAQGLAVVSVDTYRPEVAREVIKAGAAVINDTSGLRDPAMADAVAGTDASLVITHSLAPPRTEHPRPRYGDVVAEVAGFLRARVALALDRGVRPEQLIIDPGPDLNKNTLHTLELSRRLRDIAELGHPLLAAVSNKDFIGESLDAPQRERLAGTVAALVFWILNGARIVRVHDVKAAVDAVRMTEAMLGYRAPAYTRHNL from the coding sequence ACGATTTCTCGCGGCGCGTCGCGGTGATGGCGATCGTCAATCGCACCCCCGACTCGTTCCATGATCGAGGCCGCACGTTCGCGCTGGGGAAGGCGACCGAGGCGGTGCGTGCGGCGGCCGCCGCCGGCGCCGACTGGATCGACATCGGCGGGGTGCCGTTCGCGCCCGGCCCGCCGGTGCCGGTGGCCGAGGAGCTGGACCGGGTGCTGCCGGTGGTCGAGGCGGCGCAGGGGCTGGCCGTGGTCTCGGTGGACACCTACCGCCCCGAGGTCGCCCGCGAGGTGATCAAGGCGGGTGCCGCCGTCATCAACGACACCTCCGGGCTGCGCGACCCCGCGATGGCCGACGCCGTCGCGGGCACGGACGCCTCGCTGGTCATCACCCACAGCCTCGCCCCGCCGCGCACCGAACATCCGCGACCCCGCTACGGCGACGTCGTGGCCGAGGTCGCCGGCTTCCTGCGGGCCCGGGTGGCCCTCGCCCTGGACCGTGGGGTACGCCCGGAGCAGCTGATCATCGACCCGGGGCCGGACCTGAACAAGAACACCCTGCACACCCTGGAGCTCAGCCGGCGCCTGCGCGACATCGCCGAGCTGGGGCACCCGCTGCTCGCCGCGGTGAGCAACAAGGACTTCATCGGCGAGTCCCTGGACGCCCCGCAACGCGAACGGCTCGCCGGCACGGTCGCCGCGCTCGTCTTCTGGATCCTCAACGGGGCCCGCATCGTCCGGGTCCACGACGTCAAGGCGGCGGTGGACGCGGTGCGGATGACGGAGGCGATGCTCGGGTACCGCGCTCCGGCGTACACCCGGCACAATCTCTAG